A single Thermaerobacter sp. FW80 DNA region contains:
- a CDS encoding response regulator transcription factor: MGERILLVDDEAALVKGLRRSLEQAGFEVEVATDGRQALERFAEGGIDLIILDLMLPEIDGLTVCREVRKTSQVPIIMLTARDEDVDRIVGLELGADDYVVKPFNPRELIARIRAVLRRVKPVGGVAVGTPARPGRAAASPPAGGAGGTPAAGPPAGGAAGDGTPAAAGGAGVRSGREDAAAGAAADADAEVLVRGPLRIDRARYRVTLQGRTVELTPREFDLLLVLAQRPGRVYTREQLLEQVWGYDYAGDTRTVDVAVRRLRERLEPDPAHPVFVRTKWGVGYYFAEPEEIARRLGADDASAGGADAR, encoded by the coding sequence GTGGGCGAGCGGATCTTGCTGGTCGACGACGAGGCCGCGCTGGTCAAGGGCCTGCGCCGGAGCCTGGAGCAGGCGGGCTTCGAGGTCGAGGTCGCCACCGACGGCCGGCAGGCCCTGGAGCGGTTCGCCGAGGGCGGCATCGACCTCATCATCCTCGACCTCATGCTGCCGGAGATCGACGGGCTGACCGTCTGCCGCGAGGTGCGCAAGACGTCCCAGGTGCCCATCATCATGCTGACGGCCCGAGACGAGGACGTGGACCGCATCGTCGGCCTCGAGCTGGGCGCCGACGACTACGTGGTCAAGCCCTTCAACCCGCGCGAGCTGATCGCGCGCATCCGGGCCGTGCTCCGCCGCGTCAAGCCGGTGGGCGGCGTCGCCGTGGGGACGCCGGCCCGGCCGGGGCGGGCGGCTGCGTCCCCGCCGGCCGGCGGGGCGGGGGGGACGCCGGCCGCCGGGCCTCCGGCAGGTGGAGCCGCGGGGGACGGCACTCCGGCGGCCGCAGGGGGCGCCGGGGTCCGCAGCGGCCGGGAGGACGCGGCCGCGGGCGCGGCGGCCGACGCCGACGCGGAGGTGCTGGTGCGGGGCCCGCTGCGCATCGATCGGGCCCGCTACCGGGTCACCCTCCAGGGGCGGACGGTCGAGCTCACGCCGCGGGAGTTCGACCTCCTGCTGGTGCTGGCCCAGCGGCCGGGGCGCGTGTACACCCGCGAGCAGCTGCTGGAGCAGGTGTGGGGCTACGACTACGCCGGCGACACCCGCACGGTCGATGTGGCGGTGCGGCGACTGCGCGAGCGCCTCGAACCGGATCCCGCGCATCCCGTCTTCGTCCGCACCAAGTGGGGCGTGGGCTATTATTTTGCCGAGCCCGAGGAGATCGCCCGGCGTCTCGGGGCGGACGACGCCTCGGCGGGCGGCGCCGACGCCCGCTGA
- a CDS encoding sensor histidine kinase, with product MSLRWKIILALLAVTLTSLAVTVRVASDTALGVLLRDRQSRALATAAFFAGSLAEPIAQGDRERLTNQVAALRVQELGRVLAVDEAGFVLADTAAGTDASLIGHRLEHVEIRSALEGTSRAGVHRLHDRRYAMYAAAPVRAAGDRVVGAVVLSTDVSDVFAAVDQIRGRMIQLGVVIAVAAGVVAYGFGAYLAAPLREMARAAGRIARGRFDERVPVRGGDELAQLARAFNDMAAHLARIDESRRDFIASASHELRTPVAALKTLTDALIHDPDATVEDYREFLRDIDDQVERLARLTSSLLTLARLDRETETVDLRPVPLAELVTTVVGWLEPEARRLGCRIRLEGRGNPQVLVDRTKMERALTNLVENAMKYGGPGLVRVVFGEQPGFDAGAVGRLLAAELARQDEPAPEPAAVPVAATGAPVASTGTAAVGPTARPRAPAPPGAADGAHRDGAAAAAPGGAGAGGPDAPATPGADAGAEPSARRPGDGAGSAAAVGPDEGATAGAPGPAAPAVPSPAGPVASPAGSGASPAGPAAPPAGAAASGPDAAAPAGASPGGAEGAGERAGSGGGAVAPPPEPAVRVVGDDEPLRRSPRVAWVWVIDRGPGIPAEELPHLFERFYRLDRARARGGDAAGAGLGLSIVREIMRLHDGVAVVASQVGRGSVFALYWPVTDWPPQPPADAVPPAATAATAGSGAGTAPGTGR from the coding sequence TTGTCCCTGCGTTGGAAGATCATCCTGGCGCTCTTGGCCGTCACCCTGACCAGCCTGGCCGTGACCGTGCGGGTCGCCAGCGACACGGCCCTGGGGGTGTTGCTGCGCGATCGCCAGTCGCGCGCGCTGGCCACGGCGGCCTTCTTCGCGGGGAGCCTGGCCGAGCCCATCGCCCAGGGGGACCGCGAGCGGCTGACGAACCAGGTGGCCGCCCTGCGGGTCCAGGAACTGGGTCGGGTGCTGGCCGTGGACGAGGCCGGGTTCGTCCTGGCGGACACGGCTGCCGGCACCGATGCGAGCCTGATCGGTCACCGGCTCGAGCACGTGGAGATCCGGAGCGCCCTGGAGGGCACGAGCCGCGCCGGCGTGCACCGGTTGCACGACCGGCGTTACGCCATGTACGCCGCCGCGCCGGTGCGCGCCGCCGGCGACCGCGTGGTGGGGGCGGTGGTGCTCTCGACGGACGTCAGCGACGTCTTCGCGGCGGTGGATCAGATCCGCGGGCGCATGATCCAGCTGGGCGTCGTCATCGCCGTGGCGGCGGGGGTCGTCGCCTACGGCTTCGGCGCCTACCTCGCCGCGCCGCTGCGGGAGATGGCGCGGGCGGCGGGGCGCATCGCCCGCGGCCGCTTCGACGAGCGGGTCCCGGTGCGGGGAGGCGATGAGCTGGCCCAGCTGGCCCGGGCCTTCAACGACATGGCCGCCCACCTGGCGCGGATCGACGAGTCGCGCCGGGACTTCATCGCCAGCGCCTCCCACGAGCTGCGGACGCCCGTGGCCGCACTGAAGACGTTGACGGACGCGCTGATCCACGACCCCGACGCCACCGTCGAGGACTACCGCGAATTCCTCCGCGACATCGACGACCAGGTGGAGCGCCTGGCGCGCTTGACCTCGAGCCTGCTCACCCTGGCGCGGCTGGATCGAGAGACGGAGACGGTGGACCTGCGGCCGGTCCCCCTGGCGGAGCTGGTGACCACGGTGGTGGGCTGGCTCGAACCCGAGGCGCGCCGCCTCGGGTGCCGGATCCGCCTCGAGGGACGCGGCAACCCCCAGGTGCTGGTCGACCGGACCAAGATGGAGCGGGCCTTGACCAACCTGGTGGAGAACGCGATGAAGTACGGCGGCCCCGGCCTGGTGCGGGTGGTCTTCGGCGAGCAGCCCGGCTTCGACGCCGGAGCCGTCGGTCGCCTGCTGGCGGCGGAGCTGGCCCGCCAGGACGAACCGGCCCCCGAGCCGGCCGCCGTGCCGGTGGCCGCGACCGGTGCGCCGGTCGCGTCCACCGGCACGGCGGCCGTGGGCCCGACGGCGCGACCCCGGGCGCCGGCACCGCCCGGCGCGGCCGACGGTGCCCACCGCGACGGGGCTGCGGCCGCTGCCCCCGGCGGGGCCGGGGCCGGCGGACCCGACGCGCCGGCGACCCCAGGCGCGGACGCTGGCGCGGAGCCGTCCGCCCGGCGGCCCGGCGATGGCGCGGGGAGCGCGGCGGCCGTCGGCCCGGACGAGGGTGCAACGGCGGGTGCTCCCGGGCCCGCCGCGCCGGCCGTGCCGTCGCCCGCCGGGCCCGTGGCATCCCCCGCCGGGTCTGGAGCATCCCCCGCCGGGCCCGCGGCACCGCCCGCCGGGGCGGCGGCATCCGGTCCGGATGCCGCCGCCCCGGCGGGGGCGTCGCCCGGTGGCGCCGAGGGCGCCGGGGAGCGGGCCGGTTCGGGCGGAGGGGCGGTGGCCCCTCCGCCCGAACCGGCCGTTCGGGTGGTGGGCGACGACGAGCCGCTGCGTCGCAGCCCGCGGGTGGCCTGGGTGTGGGTGATCGACCGGGGGCCGGGCATCCCGGCTGAGGAGCTGCCCCACCTCTTCGAGCGGTTCTATCGGCTCGACCGGGCGCGGGCCCGCGGGGGCGACGCCGCCGGGGCGGGCCTGGGCCTGAGCATCGTGCGGGAGATCATGCGGCTCCACGACGGCGTGGCGGTGGTCGCCAGCCAGGTGGGGCGGGGCAGCGTCTTCGCCCTGT